In Nitrobacteraceae bacterium AZCC 1564, the following proteins share a genomic window:
- a CDS encoding CTP synthase (product_source=KO:K01937; cath_funfam=3.40.50.300,3.40.50.880; cog=COG0504; ko=KO:K01937; pfam=PF00117,PF06418; superfamily=52317,52540; tigrfam=TIGR00337): MARYIFITGGVVSSLGKGLASAALGALLQSRGYKVRLRKLDPYLNLDPGTMSPYQHGEVFVTDDGAETDLDLGHYERFTGHPATKADNITTGRIYQDILTKERRGDYLGATIQVIPHVTNAIKDFILNGNDGYDFVLCEIGGTVGDIEGLPFFEAIRQIKNDLPRGDVIYIHLTLLPYIPSAGELKTKPTQHSVKELRSIGIQPDILLCRTDREIPKEERRKLALFCNVRESAVIEARDVDNIYAVPEAYHAAGLDGEVLAAFGIKPKTPPALDRWHVINERIRNPEGQVTIAVVGKYTGMKDAYKSLIEALSHGGIANKVKVNLDWIESEVFENEDPAPFLEHVNGILVPGGFGQRGAEGKIKAAQFARERDVPYFGICFGMQMAVIEAARNLAGITDANSTEFGPTKEPLVGLMTEWLRGNELEKRSKAGDLGGTMRLGAYPAALKKGSRVSKIYGDALEISERHRHRYEVNTAYKDRLEQHGLRFSGLSPDGVLPEIVEYEDHPWFIGVQYHPELKSRPFEPHPLFASFVEAAMVQSRLV; this comes from the coding sequence ATGGCGCGGTACATTTTCATCACCGGCGGCGTGGTCTCCTCGCTCGGCAAAGGTTTGGCATCAGCCGCACTCGGTGCGCTGCTGCAGTCGCGGGGCTACAAGGTCCGTCTTCGCAAGCTCGATCCCTATCTCAACCTCGATCCGGGGACGATGTCGCCGTATCAGCACGGCGAAGTGTTCGTGACCGACGACGGCGCCGAGACCGATCTCGATCTCGGGCACTACGAGCGTTTCACCGGTCACCCTGCGACGAAAGCCGACAACATCACCACCGGTCGGATCTATCAGGACATTCTCACCAAGGAGCGGCGAGGCGATTACCTCGGCGCGACCATCCAGGTCATTCCTCATGTGACAAATGCCATCAAGGATTTCATCCTCAATGGCAATGACGGCTACGATTTCGTGCTGTGCGAGATCGGCGGCACCGTCGGCGACATCGAAGGTCTGCCGTTCTTCGAAGCCATTCGTCAGATCAAGAACGACCTGCCGCGCGGCGATGTGATCTATATCCATCTCACGCTGCTGCCCTACATCCCGAGCGCCGGCGAATTGAAGACCAAGCCGACGCAGCACTCCGTCAAGGAATTGCGTTCGATCGGCATCCAGCCGGACATCTTGCTCTGCCGTACGGACCGCGAGATTCCAAAGGAAGAGCGCCGCAAGCTGGCGCTGTTCTGTAACGTGCGCGAGAGCGCGGTGATCGAGGCACGGGACGTCGACAACATCTATGCGGTACCCGAAGCGTACCACGCTGCCGGCCTCGACGGCGAAGTGCTGGCCGCATTCGGCATCAAGCCGAAGACGCCACCGGCTCTGGACCGCTGGCACGTCATCAACGAACGCATCCGCAATCCCGAAGGCCAAGTGACCATCGCCGTTGTCGGCAAGTACACCGGCATGAAGGACGCCTACAAATCGCTGATCGAAGCGTTGTCGCACGGCGGCATCGCCAACAAGGTGAAGGTCAATCTCGACTGGATCGAGTCGGAGGTCTTCGAAAACGAAGACCCGGCGCCGTTCCTTGAGCACGTCAACGGCATCCTGGTGCCGGGCGGATTTGGCCAGCGCGGTGCCGAAGGCAAGATCAAGGCGGCGCAGTTCGCTCGTGAGCGTGACGTGCCGTATTTCGGAATCTGCTTCGGCATGCAGATGGCGGTGATTGAGGCCGCACGCAATCTTGCAGGCATCACCGATGCCAATTCCACGGAGTTCGGGCCAACCAAGGAGCCATTGGTTGGACTGATGACCGAGTGGTTGCGCGGCAACGAACTCGAAAAGCGCAGCAAGGCCGGCGACCTCGGCGGCACCATGCGGCTCGGGGCCTATCCCGCGGCCCTCAAGAAGGGTAGCCGTGTATCGAAGATCTATGGCGATGCGCTGGAAATCTCAGAGCGCCACCGTCATCGCTATGAAGTCAACACCGCCTACAAGGACCGGCTTGAGCAGCACGGTCTGCGATTCTCCGGTCTGTCGCCGGATGGCGTGCTGCCCGAGATCGTCGAGTACGAGGATCATCCCTGGTTCATCGGGGTGCAGTATCATCCCGAGCTCAAATCACGTCCGTTCGAGCCGCATCCGTTGTTCGCCTCGTTCGTCGAGGCCGCGATGGTGCAAAGCCGTCTGGTCTGA
- a CDS encoding hypothetical protein (product_source=COG3904; cog=COG3904; superfamily=52096; transmembrane_helix_parts=Inside_1_44,TMhelix_45_62,Outside_63_270): MNRDSKSETDTPLRPWGQPSADQAQQVAHEGLPSATRWRRLFNRSSLVSFLFAIAIIGLYGGRAYQDLSTPQAWAYWKDLYFSHSMTASVVTVDGLGQSNRALAVRGEIGAATASLFRTQLDEAKLVAGDTVIFSSPGGRLDQALIMGEIIRSRGLRTLVGSVNSEGRLKPAYCASACVLAYAGGTVRALVPGSRLGVHQFTAEVPKEGARDWDGVAYAQKTSGMILEYMTRMGVSPSILQQMSASKEIHWLSEKDALALNLVTKRFGSG; this comes from the coding sequence ATGAATCGCGACAGCAAATCTGAGACGGACACACCGCTGCGGCCGTGGGGTCAGCCTTCGGCTGATCAAGCGCAGCAGGTCGCTCACGAGGGGCTGCCAAGCGCAACCCGTTGGCGCCGTTTGTTCAACCGCAGTTCTCTGGTTTCCTTTCTTTTCGCGATTGCGATCATCGGCCTTTATGGCGGTCGCGCTTATCAGGACCTCTCGACACCGCAGGCCTGGGCCTATTGGAAGGACCTGTATTTTTCCCACTCAATGACCGCCTCAGTCGTGACGGTTGATGGCCTCGGGCAATCAAATCGCGCGTTGGCGGTGAGGGGTGAAATTGGAGCCGCAACTGCCAGCCTGTTTCGCACGCAACTGGATGAGGCCAAGCTCGTCGCGGGTGACACTGTTATCTTTTCGTCGCCGGGCGGCCGGCTCGATCAGGCGCTCATCATGGGCGAGATTATCCGCTCCCGCGGGCTGAGGACGCTGGTCGGCTCGGTGAACTCCGAGGGGCGCCTGAAGCCCGCTTATTGCGCCAGCGCCTGCGTGCTGGCCTATGCGGGCGGAACAGTTCGTGCCCTGGTGCCAGGCTCCCGATTGGGCGTTCACCAGTTCACGGCGGAAGTGCCCAAGGAGGGCGCTCGCGATTGGGATGGTGTCGCATACGCCCAGAAAACGTCGGGAATGATCCTCGAATACATGACCCGAATGGGCGTCTCGCCATCGATCCTGCAGCAGATGTCCGCGAGCAAAGAGATACACTGGCTCAGTGAAAAAGATGCGCTTGCTCTGAACCTTGTGACGAAGCGTTTTGGTTCAGGCTGA
- a CDS encoding putative Zn-binding protein involved in type VI secretion (product_source=COG4104; cath_funfam=3.30.70.260; cleavage_site_network=SignalP-noTM; cog=COG4104; pfam=PF05488; superfamily=51126): MRMLSGLLFALIATSLPVSAQERPGTPGVITKGSDNVSIGGKPAARQGDTTTGGNVIVEGSKNVFINGKPAAITSDKTNCGGVVIGGGGGVFINGKPAARSGDQTSGCPR, translated from the coding sequence ATGCGAATGCTGTCCGGTCTGCTTTTCGCCCTGATTGCCACGTCACTTCCCGTCTCTGCCCAGGAACGTCCCGGCACGCCAGGCGTGATCACGAAGGGTAGCGACAACGTATCGATTGGAGGAAAGCCTGCAGCGCGTCAGGGCGACACGACCACAGGTGGGAACGTCATCGTCGAAGGCTCGAAGAACGTCTTCATCAACGGCAAACCGGCGGCGATCACGAGCGACAAGACGAACTGCGGCGGCGTCGTGATTGGCGGCGGCGGAGGCGTGTTCATCAATGGCAAGCCGGCCGCACGCAGCGGCGATCAGACATCTGGATGCCCCCGGTAA
- a CDS encoding hypothetical protein (product_source=Hypo-rule applied; cath_funfam=3.30.70.100; pfam=PF07978; superfamily=54909) yields the protein MSKIYEMRVYRCVPGRLPNLLNRFETITLNLWKKHGIRPAGFFTTLIGESNQELTYFLEWDSLAEREQKWNAFQADPAWISARAESEKDGQIVGNITSQLLQPTAFSLMK from the coding sequence ATGAGCAAGATTTACGAAATGCGGGTGTACCGCTGCGTCCCGGGACGTCTTCCAAACCTGCTCAATCGGTTCGAGACGATCACGCTGAACCTCTGGAAGAAGCACGGTATCCGACCGGCGGGCTTTTTTACCACCCTGATCGGCGAATCTAATCAGGAACTGACCTATTTCCTTGAATGGGATTCGCTGGCCGAGCGCGAGCAGAAGTGGAACGCATTCCAGGCCGATCCGGCGTGGATCTCCGCCCGTGCGGAGAGCGAGAAGGACGGTCAGATTGTCGGCAACATCACCAGCCAGCTTCTTCAGCCGACTGCGTTCTCGTTGATGAAGTGA
- a CDS encoding catechol 2,3-dioxygenase-like lactoylglutathione lyase family enzyme (product_source=COG0346; cog=COG0346; pfam=PF13468; superfamily=54593) → MPRGLDHIVHAVRDLDAAAEFYRRAGFKVGARNKHPWGTHNHVVQFPGFFIEILTVAEPEKLVGEGLPQIFGVANRDAIARGDGFSMLLLESVDSEADVADFERAGISASPSLPFSREARLPDGSTATVGFSLAFARDVLSPHTGFATCQQQNPSAFWKADYQQHPNGASGVLGAVLVAENPTDHHIFLNGFTGVRELHSSSMGVSAPTPRGDVEIIEAVAFRDQFGITPKAGGEGALLKALRLSAPSIDGVEQQLRKSGIVSHHHIGRLIVPPEAAFGATLIFEPSTST, encoded by the coding sequence ATGCCTCGCGGTCTTGATCATATTGTCCATGCCGTTCGCGATCTCGATGCAGCGGCGGAGTTCTACCGCCGTGCGGGCTTCAAGGTTGGCGCGCGCAACAAGCACCCCTGGGGTACGCACAATCACGTCGTCCAATTTCCCGGATTCTTTATCGAAATCCTGACAGTCGCTGAACCGGAGAAACTCGTTGGCGAGGGATTGCCGCAGATCTTCGGTGTGGCCAATCGCGATGCGATCGCGCGAGGCGACGGCTTTTCGATGCTTCTGCTGGAAAGCGTAGACTCCGAAGCTGATGTCGCGGATTTCGAACGCGCTGGCATAAGCGCCTCTCCTTCATTGCCGTTTTCGCGAGAGGCGAGGTTGCCGGATGGCAGCACGGCGACAGTTGGGTTCTCTTTGGCTTTCGCGCGCGATGTGCTGTCGCCGCACACCGGGTTTGCCACCTGCCAGCAGCAAAACCCGTCGGCCTTCTGGAAGGCGGACTATCAGCAGCATCCTAACGGCGCGAGCGGCGTGCTGGGTGCTGTGCTGGTCGCGGAAAACCCCACTGACCACCACATTTTCCTCAATGGCTTTACCGGCGTGCGCGAGCTTCACTCAAGCTCGATGGGCGTCAGCGCGCCAACGCCGCGCGGCGATGTCGAAATCATTGAAGCAGTCGCGTTCCGGGATCAATTCGGGATCACGCCGAAGGCGGGTGGCGAGGGGGCATTGCTCAAGGCGCTGCGGTTGTCGGCTCCATCAATCGACGGAGTCGAGCAGCAACTTCGTAAAAGCGGCATTGTATCTCACCACCATATCGGGCGCCTGATCGTGCCTCCGGAGGCTGCCTTTGGCGCAACCCTGATATTCGAGCCTTCAACCAGTACTTGA
- a CDS encoding 2-dehydro-3-deoxyphosphooctonate aldolase (KDO 8-P synthase) (product_source=KO:K01627; cath_funfam=3.20.20.70; cog=COG2877; ko=KO:K01627; pfam=PF00793; superfamily=51569; tigrfam=TIGR01362), which translates to MNAKLSAASVVSAGSVKFGNALPLALIAGPCQLESRAHALEVASALKEIAARLKVGLVYKTSFDKANRTSASGARGIGLDKALPIFAEIRSTLGMPVLTDVHEVEQCARVAEVVDILQIPAFLCRQTDLLLAAAATSKIVNVKKGQFLAPWDMANVVGKVTGGGNPNVLVTERGASFGYNTLVSDMRALPILARTTGAPVIFDATHSVQQPGGKGTSSGGEREFVPVLARAAVAVGVAGVFIETHPDPDKAPSDGPNMVPLKDFEALVKNLMAFDALAKGDRS; encoded by the coding sequence TTGAACGCTAAGCTCTCAGCGGCATCGGTGGTGTCCGCAGGTTCAGTGAAATTTGGCAACGCGCTGCCGTTGGCGCTAATCGCTGGACCGTGTCAGCTGGAAAGCCGCGCGCACGCACTTGAAGTCGCTTCAGCCTTGAAAGAGATTGCCGCGCGTCTCAAGGTCGGGCTCGTCTACAAGACGTCGTTCGACAAGGCCAATCGCACCAGCGCGTCGGGCGCGCGCGGGATTGGCCTTGACAAGGCACTTCCCATTTTCGCCGAGATCCGCTCAACGCTTGGGATGCCCGTGCTGACCGATGTGCATGAAGTCGAACAGTGCGCGCGCGTCGCGGAGGTGGTCGATATCCTGCAGATCCCTGCGTTCCTGTGCCGTCAGACCGATCTTCTGCTCGCTGCTGCGGCGACCAGCAAGATCGTGAACGTGAAGAAGGGGCAGTTTCTTGCGCCATGGGACATGGCCAATGTCGTGGGTAAGGTCACCGGCGGCGGCAATCCCAATGTGCTGGTGACCGAGCGCGGGGCCTCGTTCGGCTACAACACGCTGGTGTCGGACATGCGGGCGCTGCCCATCCTGGCGCGCACCACCGGCGCCCCGGTGATTTTCGACGCGACGCATTCGGTGCAGCAGCCTGGCGGCAAGGGAACGTCATCGGGCGGCGAACGAGAGTTCGTGCCGGTGCTGGCGCGGGCGGCTGTGGCGGTTGGTGTTGCGGGTGTGTTTATTGAGACTCACCCCGATCCGGACAAGGCGCCGTCTGACGGACCTAACATGGTGCCGCTCAAGGACTTCGAGGCACTCGTCAAGAACCTGATGGCATTCGACGCCCTCGCAAAGGGCGATAGAAGCTGA
- a CDS encoding putative MFS family arabinose efflux permease (product_source=COG2814; cath_funfam=1.20.1250.20; cog=COG2814; pfam=PF07690; superfamily=103473; transmembrane_helix_parts=Outside_1_35,TMhelix_36_58,Inside_59_69,TMhelix_70_89,Outside_90_93,TMhelix_94_116,Inside_117_128,TMhelix_129_151,Outside_152_155,TMhelix_156_178,Inside_179_208,TMhelix_209_231,Outside_232_240,TMhelix_241_263,Inside_264_269,TMhelix_270_292,Outside_293_296,TMhelix_297_319,Inside_320_330,TMhelix_331_353,Outside_354_362,TMhelix_363_382,Inside_383_391): protein MLPILNVIAATTFAAALSSRSMEPVLPMVANDLGVTIATAASLSAAVALTFAIVQPILGAAADMFGKPRLMIACLATLGAANIIGALATSFEMLFLSRILCGIAAGGTFPIAMGLTSDLVPTAHRQIALSRVLAGAMTGNLLGSSAAGVIGDFLGWRGVLTVLGLLVIVASIAVWIGFRRGGVSSPTQAVDFSTLKHGYRTILKNPNARVCFSAVFVEGLCVLGLFPFIAAFLFELGETRASIPGVVIAAFAVGGLLYTMTVPRLLPRVGVLGLMIGGSVAVGLQIVAIAFGPRWEVQALCFLIMGWGFYCLHGSLQVFSSDLAPEARASALSLHAFSFFMGQAVGPIIYGFALSRAGKLPTLIASAAIIMVLGIVAARLLNRKSAKPAGI from the coding sequence ATGCTCCCGATCCTCAATGTGATCGCTGCAACGACATTCGCAGCCGCGCTGTCATCGCGTTCGATGGAGCCGGTTTTGCCGATGGTGGCGAACGATCTCGGCGTGACAATCGCAACGGCTGCAAGTCTCTCGGCTGCTGTCGCTCTGACATTCGCAATCGTACAGCCCATCCTGGGAGCCGCAGCCGATATGTTCGGCAAACCGCGGCTGATGATCGCGTGTCTCGCAACGCTCGGCGCAGCCAATATCATTGGCGCGCTCGCCACGTCCTTCGAGATGCTGTTCCTGTCGCGAATCCTGTGCGGCATCGCCGCTGGCGGGACGTTTCCAATTGCGATGGGGCTGACGAGCGACCTTGTCCCGACGGCACATCGGCAGATTGCGCTAAGCCGGGTGCTTGCCGGCGCGATGACCGGAAATCTGCTCGGCTCTTCAGCCGCGGGGGTGATCGGCGATTTTCTCGGATGGCGCGGTGTTCTGACGGTGCTTGGCCTGCTGGTGATCGTCGCCTCGATTGCCGTCTGGATTGGATTTCGCCGTGGCGGCGTCTCCAGCCCAACACAGGCAGTGGATTTCAGCACGCTCAAGCACGGTTATCGGACGATCCTGAAGAATCCCAACGCGCGCGTCTGTTTCTCAGCGGTGTTCGTCGAGGGACTTTGCGTACTCGGCTTGTTTCCATTCATTGCTGCGTTTCTGTTCGAACTCGGCGAAACGCGTGCTTCGATCCCAGGTGTGGTGATCGCAGCGTTTGCTGTGGGTGGTCTGCTCTACACCATGACTGTGCCACGATTGCTGCCGCGTGTCGGCGTCCTGGGCTTGATGATCGGTGGCTCCGTCGCGGTTGGATTGCAGATTGTGGCCATCGCCTTCGGCCCGCGCTGGGAGGTGCAAGCGCTGTGCTTCCTGATCATGGGCTGGGGCTTCTACTGCCTGCACGGCTCGCTGCAGGTGTTTTCAAGCGATCTTGCGCCGGAAGCGCGTGCATCCGCGCTATCGCTGCACGCGTTCTCCTTCTTCATGGGGCAGGCGGTTGGCCCGATTATCTACGGCTTCGCGCTGTCGCGCGCTGGCAAGCTGCCGACGCTAATCGCGAGCGCGGCAATCATCATGGTGCTCGGGATCGTCGCCGCGCGCTTGCTCAATCGGAAATCGGCGAAGCCGGCGGGCATTTGA
- a CDS encoding 7-cyano-7-deazaguanine reductase (product_source=KO:K09457; cath_funfam=3.30.1130.10; cog=COG0780; ko=KO:K09457; pfam=PF14489; superfamily=55620; tigrfam=TIGR03139), with protein sequence MSRKPRRRPAASAKTSLQLGQQVEAPSSPDRAQLDRVPNPHSDTNYVARFTMPEFTSICPVTGQPDFAILVIDYVPNKWLVESKSLKLYLNSFRNVGSFHEDCTVSIGKRLTKLLAPRWLRIGGYFYPRGGMPIDVFWQAGKLPANVWVPDQGVPPYRGRG encoded by the coding sequence ATGTCACGAAAGCCTCGCAGGCGCCCCGCCGCGTCAGCAAAAACATCTTTGCAACTTGGTCAGCAGGTGGAAGCGCCGAGCTCGCCGGATCGCGCACAACTGGACCGCGTGCCAAATCCGCATTCGGACACAAACTACGTCGCGCGTTTCACGATGCCGGAATTCACCTCGATCTGCCCGGTCACCGGCCAGCCGGATTTCGCCATCCTGGTGATCGACTACGTGCCGAACAAATGGCTGGTCGAATCGAAGTCGCTCAAGCTCTACCTCAACAGTTTCCGTAATGTCGGCTCGTTCCATGAGGACTGCACAGTCTCCATCGGCAAGCGATTGACGAAGCTGCTCGCGCCGCGCTGGCTGCGTATAGGCGGATATTTCTATCCGCGCGGCGGCATGCCGATCGACGTGTTCTGGCAGGCCGGAAAACTGCCGGCGAATGTGTGGGTGCCCGATCAGGGCGTTCCCCCATATCGCGGACGGGGCTAA
- a CDS encoding enolase (product_source=KO:K01689; cath_funfam=3.20.20.120,3.30.390.10; cog=COG0148; ko=KO:K01689; pfam=PF00113,PF03952; smart=SM01192,SM01193; superfamily=51604,54826; tigrfam=TIGR01060) translates to MTAIVDIIGREILDSRGNPTVEVDVVLEDGSLGRAAVPSGASTGAHEAVELRDGDKGRYLGKGVQKAVEAVNGEIFDAVGGMEAEQQVQIDEVMIGLDGTPNKSRLGANAILGVSLALAKAAAESLGMPLYRYVGGTSARTLPVPMMNIINGGVHADNPIDFQEIMIMPAGAKSFSEGLRCGAEIFHTLKSELKKAGHNTNVGDEGGFAPNLPSADAALDFVMSAIAKAGYKAGDDVMLALDCASTEFFKDGAYVYEGERKTRSRSEQAKYLADLVSRYPIVSIEDGMAEDDMDGWKELTDLIGRKCQLVGDDLFVTNVKRLAEGIKAGRGNSILIKVNQIGTLTETLAAVEMAHKAAYTAVMSHRSGETEDATIADLAVATNCGQIKTGSLARADRTAKYNQLLRIEQELGSQAVYAGKAALKALVS, encoded by the coding sequence ATGACCGCCATCGTTGACATCATCGGCCGCGAAATTCTCGATAGCCGTGGCAATCCGACTGTCGAAGTCGATGTGGTGCTGGAAGATGGCTCGCTCGGACGGGCTGCGGTGCCGTCAGGCGCGTCCACCGGCGCCCATGAGGCCGTCGAACTGCGTGACGGCGACAAGGGCCGCTATCTCGGCAAGGGCGTGCAGAAGGCCGTTGAGGCCGTCAATGGCGAGATCTTCGATGCCGTGGGCGGCATGGAAGCCGAACAGCAGGTTCAGATCGACGAGGTCATGATCGGCCTCGATGGAACCCCGAACAAGAGCCGCCTCGGCGCCAATGCAATTCTCGGCGTCTCGCTCGCGCTCGCGAAGGCGGCGGCTGAATCGCTCGGCATGCCGCTCTATCGCTACGTCGGAGGAACCTCGGCGCGGACCCTGCCGGTGCCAATGATGAACATTATCAATGGCGGCGTACATGCTGATAATCCAATCGATTTTCAGGAAATCATGATCATGCCGGCGGGCGCGAAGAGCTTTTCGGAAGGACTTCGCTGCGGCGCCGAGATTTTCCACACACTGAAGTCGGAGCTGAAGAAAGCCGGTCACAACACCAATGTCGGCGATGAGGGCGGCTTTGCGCCGAACCTGCCGTCGGCTGACGCAGCGCTGGATTTTGTCATGAGCGCGATCGCTAAAGCTGGCTACAAGGCCGGCGACGATGTCATGCTGGCGCTGGATTGTGCTTCTACTGAATTCTTCAAGGACGGCGCTTACGTTTATGAAGGTGAAAGGAAAACCCGTTCACGCTCCGAGCAGGCGAAGTATCTGGCCGACCTCGTCTCGCGTTACCCGATCGTCTCGATCGAGGACGGTATGGCGGAAGACGACATGGACGGCTGGAAGGAGCTGACCGACCTGATCGGCCGCAAGTGCCAGCTCGTCGGTGACGACCTGTTCGTGACCAACGTGAAGCGCCTCGCCGAAGGCATCAAGGCAGGCCGCGGCAACTCAATCCTGATCAAGGTCAACCAGATCGGTACGCTTACCGAAACCCTTGCGGCCGTCGAGATGGCGCACAAGGCGGCCTACACGGCTGTGATGTCGCATCGCTCCGGTGAAACGGAAGACGCCACCATCGCTGACCTCGCAGTGGCGACCAACTGCGGACAGATCAAGACTGGATCGCTCGCGCGCGCGGACCGGACCGCAAAATACAACCAGTTGCTGCGCATCGAGCAGGAGCTCGGCTCACAGGCGGTGTACGCAGGGAAGGCTGCGCTGAAAGCGCTAGTGTCCTAG
- a CDS encoding crotonobetainyl-CoA:carnitine CoA-transferase CaiB-like acyl-CoA transferase (product_source=COG1804; cath_funfam=3.40.50.10540; cog=COG1804; pfam=PF02515; superfamily=89796), producing the protein MNGPLKGIRVIEIGQALAGPLAGAILADMGADVIKVEKPDGGDDARGWGPPFIEEASIMFHVTNRNKRSVTLDMKSTDGVAKLKDLVRDADILIQNLRSGVVSDLGIGPEDMAAINPRLIYCSIWAFGPSGPLSKAPGFDPLLQAYSGVMMQTGRHGDPPTFCAPAINDKATAQWCVIGALAALQQRHVTGKGCVIDTSLLDSAASWVDTSLATYHVTQELSPRSGTAASAIVPYQVFETADSPMVIAAGYDRLFHKCAAVLGYPEWATDPRFVRGRDRFLNRDVLIDLMAAVLRTKRRAEWISAFEAEGVPCSPVNTIVELSQTEQFKAVDLVRTLPGSGLPVIGLPISFDGERPHPHSGAPKLGEHNDELLG; encoded by the coding sequence ATGAACGGGCCACTCAAGGGCATCAGGGTCATCGAGATCGGGCAGGCGCTGGCCGGCCCATTGGCCGGTGCGATCCTGGCCGACATGGGCGCCGACGTCATCAAGGTCGAGAAGCCCGATGGCGGCGACGATGCGCGCGGGTGGGGACCGCCTTTCATCGAAGAAGCATCGATCATGTTTCATGTCACCAACCGCAACAAGCGGTCGGTGACTCTCGATATGAAAAGCACAGACGGCGTCGCGAAGCTGAAGGACCTCGTGCGCGATGCCGATATCCTGATCCAGAATCTGCGCTCGGGCGTCGTGAGCGATCTCGGCATCGGTCCCGAGGACATGGCCGCGATCAACCCACGCCTGATCTATTGCTCGATCTGGGCGTTCGGTCCGAGCGGTCCGCTCTCGAAAGCGCCTGGCTTCGATCCGTTGCTGCAGGCTTACAGTGGCGTGATGATGCAGACGGGTCGCCACGGTGATCCGCCGACATTCTGTGCGCCTGCCATCAACGACAAGGCCACCGCGCAATGGTGCGTGATCGGGGCGCTCGCCGCGCTTCAGCAGCGGCATGTCACCGGCAAGGGATGTGTGATCGACACCTCGCTGCTCGATAGTGCTGCGTCGTGGGTGGATACGTCGCTGGCGACCTATCACGTCACGCAGGAGCTCTCTCCAAGGAGTGGCACGGCGGCGTCCGCCATCGTGCCTTATCAGGTGTTCGAAACCGCCGACAGCCCGATGGTGATTGCGGCTGGTTACGATCGGCTGTTTCACAAATGCGCGGCGGTCCTGGGCTATCCCGAATGGGCGACCGATCCGCGTTTCGTGCGAGGACGTGACCGGTTTCTCAACCGTGACGTGCTGATCGATCTCATGGCGGCCGTATTGCGCACCAAGCGCCGTGCCGAATGGATCTCGGCATTCGAGGCGGAGGGTGTGCCTTGCAGTCCGGTCAACACGATCGTCGAATTGTCACAAACCGAGCAGTTCAAGGCCGTTGATCTTGTTCGGACACTGCCCGGCAGCGGCCTGCCGGTGATCGGATTGCCGATTTCATTCGATGGCGAACGTCCGCATCCGCATTCCGGTGCACCAAAACTCGGCGAGCACAATGATGAGTTATTGGGTTGA